The segment AATTGGCAACATTCCCAGATGACCCTGAAGGTCCAAGAGACCCTGCCAGGGTCTCAGCCAATGACTGTTGCAGTGATTCAATTCCCTGAGATAAAGCATCTTCAGCCAGTTGGGATGACTGTTGCAAGTTGTTGATTGCCAACGATTGTTGATCAGTTAAAGGCTCCAACTGATTAATGAGAAGCTGCAACAAAGAAGACAGAAATTTAAGAGTGGAAGAATGTATTAAGGTAATGAGCCAAAGGAAGTAAAACAATCTGCCTTCTGACCACCTCCAGCCCTTGAATAGAGAAAATAAAGGGAGCATCCAAAGATTTAGTCATCTAAAAGTAACAAATGGAAATTCTTCAGTAGGCACCAGAATGAGAGAGGGTAACAGTAGAGGAAGAGTTTCATCTAAAGCAAGACAGTTAGGGGAACAGAGAAATTCAAAAGCTTTTCAATgcacaaaaaaagaaaaccatCACCGGAAGAACAAACAGAAGCTGCAAGGATATTCAATTTGGACGGCATCCTACCGAGAACTTCTGCCTAGAGAAGTATTGGGAAGTTTTTCATCAAGAAAGTGGTTGTAACTAAGGTCAGAAGTAGTCGATTGTCCTTCATGATTCATGGTGAAGGTACAAAATAGTTAAGACTTTCATATGAAGATTAAGCTAACTTACTAGGCCAAATTCTAAAAGAGATATCCTCAAAACGGTAACTCCTTTGAATTTGGACAACTACCAATCATGTCGTAAACCTTCACACCAGTTCagatttgttttattttgctAATTCAAGTACGGGGATTGGGGTTTCCCAAGCCGTTGTATCACGTTTTTATAAGGATATTTCCCACCTTGAGAAGTTCCGACGAACGGAATCCACCAAGCCACAAGAAGCATCTTTCTGCAGGGGTTTTCCACATGCCTGACAATATATGAAAAACATCAGCCTTTGCAGCATCAGCCTTGATCTTGAATAATTCATCATAGTGCGCCAAGATGCCATCCACAATTATACGCAGTTCGCCATCACCAGCATGAGAACTTACAGCTCCTCTCAGCTCATTTGTACGCCGGTTGTGTTCTTCCAGCCATCGTGCATATTCTACATCAAACGCCAAAGCTCCTAAAAAATACAGATgttaatattacataattttccGGAATGCTAAACCCAAGCTAGCTTCTAGTAAAACTGGTTAGAGTGTCAATACATATGGAgagatatagatatagatataatGACTGAGACCCATACATAAGATCGTTCTAGCTTGTCTCCTTCTTACTAGTTAGTCATACTTTATTAACGTGCAACCTTTTGCAACTAAATTTATTTGAGAATTCAAAAGTTGAAATGCAAAAGCAGATAAGCATACCATTTCCACTCATTGCCTGTGATTGATCTCCTGAACTTGAAACATATATGCCCTTcggattaagaaaaaaattatcaaaaatgttTATCATCTTATGAGAAACTAGCTAATAACTACACAGGTCGCCAGTTTTAGAGCGTAAGAGAAACAAATTAGACCCATAAAACAATTGCTAAACAAACCTGCTGTCGAGCTCGTTGAAGCTCCTGCTCTAGCTGTGTCAGCTTCATTCTACTACTCTCTAACTGTTGAACATATGCCTAGATCACcacaaaaggaaaacatatgAAATACCGGCGTTATTATTGATATAAGATCTATAAGGACTAAAAAGTAAAATTGGTAACAAATACTGCTAATAGTAAATGTAGTACAATGCAACTAAAGAAACCCGGAAGAATAACAGAAGTGAAGAATTAGACATAATTATGCTGCAAAAAAACAGAAAAGGCACATACATATGCTCAATTTTGCAAGCGAACAGCAGGATGAATAAAGATGTGAAATGATGCTACATATGATACATAACAAAGTGAAAGGcaacaaaagtaaaatattgCAAGACCTGCAGTGCTATATGACAAGAATAAATACTTGTATAAAATGaactgaaaaaaatacaaaaagaaaatggcAATAGGAGCATTAGTCCTATTCCTATATGtacaaatccaaatcaggcGAACTTTTACCAAGAGTAGagcataaatttaaaaagataaagtTAGATGGAATTGTATTGtatctttttattattggtgtaaaaagatagaaatagataaattaGAACTAACAGATTTGTTAGGATCTCTGCGGAGTAGCTTCCTcctactcttttttcttttcttttcttttcttttctcttcttttgcttctttttGAAGGCTCCAGAATATCCTTAATACTGAGGAATACAACGTcaccaatttcaaaaaaaaaagtatgtgaCCATCTGAGAACACACTTCTATTTTCTTAATCATGTCTTCAACACACCCCTCACATGTGGGCtagattatttttcatgatCAATTGCgtgaaaattctttttgataatgGGTGGCAGTGAGCTTCGAACTCAGGACCTTTACCATATTGAAGTATATGACCATTTCATCTAAAAGCTTAAATTGTTAGAGAggctttttttcttaataatgtcTTCAACAACAAGAAAAGTTGTGCCTTTAAAGCCCGATATATCAAAAAAAAGGAGGTACAGAAATAAGAATGTTAAGACGGACGTTCAGCCATACAAATAGGGGTTAGAAGTAACAACCACATCCAACACAGGGTGCAAGGAGGAAAAAAGGATATAATGAGAAAAGGTCGCCAAAGATAATTTCACATGTTCTACATAGACCAGAAAATATCAATCCTTGAGTTTGATGATTGAAGGTAGACCTAAAATCGTATTAGGAGAAGTTGTCTCAGATAATCTAAAATCTTTCCAACTAATGCAGAGTTAAATATGAACAGACCATAATGAAAGCAAAGTGGTGACGCCCTATCTCATCATTTACATGTAAGAATTACTGGCTAGTACTATTGATCAGAAAGATGAGTATAATTATGTGGTAGTGTGATTAAGAATGTGTTTGACCATGAGGGAATGACGAAGGTATGTTAAGAGTCACATTTTGTTTTCGGTTGAAAACAAATGAGGACATAAGAAAAGGACACCCGAACACCAGTGCTAGGTTTGGTTTGAAAACGAAATGAGTTGGGCGAATTTGGGATAAGGAAATGAAACCTGAACAGAAGCTTATTGATGTTTTTACTCACGCTACAATACATACCAATGGCAGTGACAAGCAAGGGAGGCAGTCACATTGGGTTGGACTGACATGATGGAGCTTCAACAAGATTGAGTGAAAATATAACAGGACAACAAATGAATTAGGACATCATAGTGTCTCATTGGATGACTCAACGTCCATATTTCCACTTGGAAGAATCAAGGGGACCCTACGATGGGGAATCCTGAACAATTGGAGAAAGCGTGATCCAAAAATATAGTGTGAGTTGCAGAAGGGCCATGCCGATTGTAAAACTTAAGACATGCTAAATTTCCTGTATAGAAAAAGGTAGTATTTTTTTACTGGAATTTTTTAGGCAGAACATGCACTGGACTTTGGGTGTAATAGTAAGTTGATTCGCTTCTACATGATGTTTGGAATCTAtctaaagaatattttattgaataattatttctaGCAAGAATGATTGGAGTCTTCAACAATGACTCCAGTTTACGAGAAGATAAAACTAAGATGAGGTAAGCTCGATCTTTAGGGAAAATTATTAGTTTTGACGCCATAGCATCAAGGTCCCaggaaataaattataaaagcCTGCTTTCATGGAATTTTGCATTCACAACTCATTTGAAGACACTAGGACTCAATATTGTAAGAAAGGAACTGTGTTACTTCAATCCAATACACTGAGGTAAATGAAGAATGGATCCTATTGCAAACATATGATATTAGAAACATGAGTTTTACTATAGATTCTTGgattatttataaatttcacATTTGGAGATAATAGTACTATCCATAAAAGGAGGTTCTTGAATTCTTTGGTAAAAAGGTTATTTCTGGACCTAAATTTGGTGAATCGTATTCATTTATGCTATGTGTAATTGAGATTAAGAATTTGTTGATTCACTTCAGttgaaatcaaaatcaaaaggaaaatacCTAGGGTTAAGTATAACTGCACTGTTCAGATACCCCTACCCATACACCGGACAGATAGTTACACAAAATACAAAGCAGCTCACACAGTCCATGTATCCAGCACCAGAGAGCAGTTGCTCATCAGGTTAACCAGAGCAACAGATATCAGAGGTTCTGTTTATTCAATAAATTGTACCTTTAGAGGTGTATATCTCCTGAAGATATCCTTGGTGTTGTTCCCATACTAAAGCACAACGTAACTTCCATCGAAGTTTTGTGGTTCTCTTACTCCAGTATTGATCCAAAGTGACTAACAGTACTGAAAAGTAAACCATTTTGTACTATGGCAAGACCAATAATCATTTTCTCAAATAGTTCGGTGcttttagaaaaatgaaaaaaatgtacttctatcattaaataaaaaagaaaaagccaTTGGATTGTTAACCTATTTGCAGATCAAATCTGAAGTACAAAAGgaattatatataaagtaaataacAGTGCAACCCCGTAAGAGAATCTACCTTTTTCCTTAGACGACTCTTTCGTGCAGCTTCACGATTTTGGGAAAGCCTACGAAGCGTCTGCACAAAAGAAGAGTTCGACTCGGTTATAAAACCTTTTTTTCCAATCATTATTCTAATCGAATTCTGAATGTGCACAACGGAATAACCTTTTGGTCTCTGGTTTTGTCACTTGCATCGGAAGTGGCGCCCAATGTTAGAGAGTTTAGATACTGCACCAAGAATGATGAAGAacaatttcattaaaatttgaagtacAGATTAGCTTAAAAGTACAGCAAGATTCCGGAACGTTCTGGAgccatttaatttttgaaataaagtaTGCTTTTTTTTCCAATATCTAATTGCGTACACCTCTTTTCTTCCTGAAACACATCGATAACATGCGCTAGTTTTGCAGAtcaggaaaaagaaaaattcccTCCAAGTAACTTTAGAACATAGATAGAGCATAATGGATTTATATAGGTGATAACAACTACTTGGGGTTAAAGCTTAGTCATGTTAGAAAGCTTATATTAGGTCAGGTGCTTCCCTTCCACTGCACCACAAACTAACCTTAAGCACTGTCCTTGGTAATCAATGGAAGACAAATAAGCTTATaacttcatttttaattaacaTATGGCACAGTAATGTCTGGCCTGGAACTATCTTATATAAGGTGAATCATTCAGATTTTTGTAGAAGTAGATAGAGGTAACAGAATTTACAGGGATAGAATCTCAATTATATAaactaagaaaaaaatcaaaagaagttATATGTTATTGCCTAGAATTTTGTTCAACTCGCCAAGAATAAAAGCACAAGAACTACCTAttcactttataaaaaaaagaacattggCGTGCCAACTGGACTTTAACCAAACTTTGAATGAAGATAAACCAGAAATTATCAATCAAAATATTCAGATAAATGCTTATTTAAATCTAGAAAAGCTATAGCTGaaatttgaaaacattaaataagataagaaaGCAATAACAGATATACCCTCAAGTTTTTATCATCTGTATCAACATCTGTTGACGTATCAGTCATAGCACTGACGTCTGCCATCGTGTAGTACCACCAATTTCACGTACAACCACTTCAGATTGGGAACTCGTTTATTTCTGTAAAAGAACTGATTAACATGATGTCCAATAAGGATAGACTTGATGAAATTAAGTTGACAACTGCAGAAAGATACTGTACAACTGTATCAACATGTGAAAGAAACTTCACCTACTGAGCTTTGCAAAGTATACCAGACGTGAGTCCAGACAAAGCAAATTAAAGATGAGTACTGAAAAATAGCACTTCATGAACACTAGATTTTGTATACTATAATGGAAGCTAATGTGCCAAACATTTAGCTATAGCAAAGAGAAATCACATCTATCTCATATTTAGTACTAGGCTTCAGCCCCACTATCATTGGCCATCAGATCTCATGCATCACAAATTAACCTACAAGAAAATCTAATCATTCTTCTAAGAAGCTCAAGGAAACACTCATTTAAGAAACACCTGAGAGAGCCAACTGCCTTAGAATTATCGCAAGCTGAACAAGGAGACAAAAACATAGCCACTTCTACCGGTATCAGATGACCACTGGGCTAGGCTTATACGACAAGGAGACAAAAACATAGCATAGATTCAACATTTTTGAGAACCCTTTAGCATATAGTGCTCTACTCTCTGATTGGGTGATGCCTCTAATCAGATATCTCCTATTGTTTTGAGTCTCTAATGTGAAATTAATAGTGCTACATGCATATGCTGAAGTTCTTCGTAATCATCattttctcattaatttttcattgccttctccattttaaaattaatgccCTACCAATAATATTGAACTTCGGGATAATCTAGATAGGTCTCGTCAATCTAGATTATCCATAAAATAATCAAGGCTAAAGAATCAACCCATAAACACACTAAATTCAAGCTGAGCTTCAGAGCTATATGATCACAAATCATTTGCCTCTTAACAACCACAACATACCATTCTAGTCCCACAatggggtctggggagggtacACAGTGTACCCacaccttacccctaccttaaCTAAGGTAGATAGACAATTTTCGATagacaacagcagcaacaagcAGGAAGAACAACATGAAAATACAACAATCCAGGCTAAAGAATCACCCAATAGACAAACTTTAATCAAGGTAAGCCTCAGAGCTATATGATCAAGAATCATTTGCATCTCAACAACCACAACATACCATtgtaatcccacaagtaggGTCTGGGGAGGGTACACAGTATACGCACACCTTACCCTACCTTAACTAAGGTAGATAGACAATTTTCGATAGACCCTCCCCTCAAAACagataaaagaaaagacaacagcagcaacaagcAGGAAGAACAACATGAAAATACAACAATCCAGGCTAAAGAATCACCCAATAGACAAACTTAAAATCAAGCTAAGCCTCAGAGCCATATGATCAAGAATCATTTGCATCACATAGATAATAAAACCCAATTCATCAAATCCTCAAAAAGATCAAATCTTTGCACCTTCAGCCCCAAAACACAGACACCCTCATCTAAAAATAGTACATAAAAAGCATCTAAATACATGATAACTGAAGATAAAGAGGGGAAAGTAACTTACCGTTCAAAAACAAGAAGGGTCTGTTGGACAAAAAAAACTGAGACTTCAACAGATAAACCAAAATCAGATACTAAAAACtcaatctttttcttgttttcttgcacccctattcttcttcttcttcaaagttTAGTAAATCAGTGAAATCAACAAAAGTTTTTTTCAGCAAAAAAACAAAACTGTAGTCTTTTGAGTCTCttttcattctctttcttttgtgtgttgggggtgggggtggggtgttATTTTATACACATAGACTATACTTTATTTCACtatgaattatattaattttctatgaaaatattaatattttagccAAATTGAGTGGATATGTCCGTCTCTAATATTTTATCACAagcattattttatttgtcatattgcgTTTTTCGAAAgctaatttgattaatatttgaaattgagTTAGATTATATTATggatattttttaagaaaaaattagatattctaaaactataagaaaaaaatactataaattgcaattttctACATATCAATATGGTAACAATATACGTCGtaaaatattgatcaaagttcttatagtttaacttaaaaagaaaatcatgacGATTAATtgtaaacggagggagtatcgttcaatagtttgatttaaatttGTTCTTACTTGACAGCAGGCTAATTAGACAATTAATAAGCGataaacaatatatttattctcgaattattataaatgatatacatatacataatgttATACTTGGGGCTGAATATATCCTTATCGATATATTCTTAGATCATATATATCCTTAAGCCAAATGGAACGACACGTGATACTatgtaaataaatttttctaaatattaatacaaatagCTTATACTAACGAAATAAATCTGGTAAGTTTTTAAACAGTTTAAAGGATTAAATCAATAAAAGTATAGTTAAGAGACTAATTTAGACATACTTCTACAATTAAGGGACTATTTAtgacattttcttaatttttgggtaaaaattaatacacgcatattatttataatagtttagaaatatatatttttttcgattAATAAGTGTAAAGAGGCTAAATATTCCCTTAAAGTACGAAGACTAACTCCATTTTTGCAccctctattttcttttatagatGTAAATTaggtgataaaaaaatatattttacgaTATAAAATTCTCATTAATTCGTtatgaaaatttttttttatagatattagaccaaaaaaaaatgggaaattaacataatttttaaaacttaatacTCCTCCCCAAATTACTTTGTGTACGTTTATTAAACTTTActtactataaaaaaataaacttataaaattattatttactaaaaatagtAATTTCGAAAAGCACTCTAAACCCTCCATATTTATCACAaacatttcttttttcatctctttataaaaacaaattaggaacactaagaaatttatttaatttttttttataaaaaaaaacaaaagaaagaaaaccaagaaaattgaaaagaaaaaaacattattttttattcctaCAATTTCTCACAATCAATCTTAAGTAAAATTCATAATGAATATTTTCTCTTTaaacaataattatttcttttattgacCCCCcaattttttactcatttgattctaatacattttttttgttttttctaattaattttctttttctatatttgagattgaggcGTAATAATTGTTATCGTTATGGTATTGTTGAATCTCCTCTCAATTATTGTGTAATTTTTTCACCTTCATTTCTATGCATTTAGGTTTGTTGTAATCTTATTCTCTCTGTTTGAGATTGAAGCGTAATAATTATTGACATTACGTCGTTGTCAAATCGATCTCTCCCCGTTATTGTGTAGTTTCTTCACCTTCATTTATTTGCATTTAGGtttgtttttaatttctttctgaGATTGAGGGCGTAATAATTATTTTCGTTACGTCGTTGTTGAAATCTCTTTCCATTATTGTGTAATTTCCTCACCTTCATTTCTTTGCATTTAGGTTTGTTTTAATCTCCTTCTTTCCTTTTTAAGATTGAGGCGTAATAATTGTTGTCATTACGTCTTCGTTGTTGAACTCTTTTTGAGATTAAAGACGTAATAACAATTATCATTGCATCGTTGCTGAATCTCTCCATAATTTCCTCACTTTTCATTTAAATCTATTCAAATCTCCTTCATTCTATTTCAGATCGAGACGTAATAATTGTCATCTTTACGTAATCTCTCTCTAATtactttcctttcttttttttttctatcccCAAATAAAAAATGGGGAATTGTTGCTCTAGTGGAGAAGAACAACAACCAAATGAaacaaccaacaacaacaacaacaacgaaatcaacaaccctaaaaatgtagAAAACAATTCATCTACACAACATAACAATCTTGATCAAAGTTcaacaacaccaacaccaacaaAAACATCTCCAAGTCCATCATCAAAACCCTCAAAACAATCACCAATAGGACTAGTATTAGGTAGACCAATGGAAGATGTTAGATCAACATATACTATAGGTAAAGAGCTAGGTAGAGGACAATTTGGTGTAACACATTTATGTacacaaaaacaaacaaatgaaCAATATGCATGCAAAACAATAGCAAAGAGAAAACTAGTTAGCAAAGAAGATATTGAAGATGTTAGAAGAGAAGTACAAATAATGCATCATTTAACAGGTCAAGAAAACATTGTACAACTTAAAGGGGCTTATGAAGACAAACATAGTGTACATTTGGTCATGGAATTATGTGCTGGTGGTGAACTTTTCGATAGAATTATCGCGAAAGGACATTATACAGAACGCGCTGCAGCTTCGTTGTTAAGAACAATTGTTCAAATTGTTGATACTTGTCATTCTATGGGAGTTATACACAGAGATCTTAAGCCTGAAAATTTTTTACTACTTAGTAAAGATGAGAATGCACCTCTTAAGGCTACCGATTTCGGTCTTTCCGTCTTTTATAAGCAAGGTATGTATATATCGATCATTTTTATCTGTCGTTTTATAGTCTAAATTATGATTGGTTGGACGTTAGGTGCGATGATTtcaatgaaaaatgtatttAGAAAGTCATTCTAGaaagttcaagaaaaaaaattagggtttttcGGTTTGTTACAATTCTACCCTATTTAGCATTTACTCCAACAAGGCataatataaaatgtgttttataaggaggaaaatatttttcaattttctcatgttcaGTTTCTTAAGAATAACGAGAAAATAACTCTATCAATATAAGTATGGAAAACAAGTTTCATAAATAACATTTCatattgattgtgtttttcccACCCTTCGGCACAATTCATGTTCACCCCTCACCCGCGTACCCTCACTACCTCATGTACACTTCTATCTTCGTCTCACCTTTTTATAGTATTTGTCTATATCACATACAAATACGTTTAGGATGACATGTTTTGCTTACGTACCATGGTACCGGACATAAGAAAACAATTTCTGTAGAAAAAAATGACTATCCCAGTGGAAGTATGGAAAATAAGTTTTACATAAATAACATTTCGTATTGATTGTGTTCTCCCCATCCTCTAATACATCTTATGCACATCCCCGTTCCCGTATCCCCACCACCTCACCTACACCTCTATCTCCATCTCACCTTTTATAGTATTTGTCTAGATTATACACAAATACGAATAACAATTTTTTGCTTATATGCCAGacataagaaaataagtaagaaacctatttattttccttaaaaaacatataattacaGCATGAAGGAAGATTTATAaaggataattattatttttttgtgcaGGAGATGTGTTTAAGGATATTGTAGGTAGTGCATATTATATTGCACCTGAAGTATTGAAAAGAAGATATGGACCAGAAGTTGATATATGGAGTATTGGTGTTATGTTATATATTCTTCTTTGTGGAGTTCCTCCTTTTTGGGCAGGTAAAAAATTTACACCactacatatataattattgagAAAAATCTGACCCTCTTCGAACACCGCGTTATAATATtctgataaaatattattggatCAAATGTCACGTGTATTATTGAGAATTatctctaacggaaatgaaattCGGATTGATATAACATGGGAAAgaatttttcattcattagttaGGAAGATACGTCACCGTGAATAAAGTAGAGTCGTGGAAACACTTATTTCGTTTTTATTTTAGGCCTTATTTCAGGGGACATGACTTAGTGCACCGAACTACCTTTTAGTAATATGATTGAGTTACGTAAACTTCTGGATAGATATTGTACATTTGAACCGAATTCTTTCTGGTTAAGCAAATCTCTTTCTAGTTGCTCTGGAACAATTAGGAAATTGATTTCTAAAAGAAATACACGGTTTCCCAACTCACAACCAGTGGCGTAGCCAGAAAGTTTATCAAGGGTGTCCAAGAATAATAGTGTATGActgtcaaaataaaataaaaaaaaatattatgttttttgagGTTCAAATCTGGAACTTCTTGATTCAAATGGTCACCCATTACTACTGTGTCAGGGTGTAGCTTTTGTCAAGCGTGTCCAACTCTCGCTATATATATAACGTAATTTTCCGACGAATAGTGCCCAGTTAAATACTCTGGGGTGGTTATAGCTTTGCCCCTACTTACAAGGGACCTCAAGTAAAAGACCTTAGTATTTCCATTACCGAAAGTCTTGTCACTGAAAGAAAAATGCACAATTAATAGTGAGTATTAGAATCAATCTATCGTGAAAAATTATAGTTCTcgtatataatgaaaaaataacaatagctaggttaaattcattatatactttttaattatttttatttatttattttacagaAAATGAAAATGGAATTTTCAATGCAATATTACGTGGACATATTGATTTTTCTAGTGATCCATGGCCTTCAATTTCAAGTGGAGCAAAAGACCTAGTCAGAAAGATGTTAACTGTTGACCCTAGGCAGAGGTTAACAGCTATGCAAGTCCTAAGtaagttatttttacttattattttgatatatatatatatatatataaacttttgTATATTTAACTACAAAGATACATAATTTTTGTTCATATATCAACCAAgagagataaatattttttttattcttaattagagACTACAGCTTCGAACCCTTAAAATGAAGTCATCTTTGGTAGAATTGATCACGCTACTTATTACTTCTAGGgatatatataacttttgtaTATTTAACTACAAAGGtacataattaatacatattttttgtatat is part of the Solanum lycopersicum chromosome 1, SLM_r2.1 genome and harbors:
- the LOC101253712 gene encoding calcium-dependent protein kinase 34-like isoform X1, with translation MGNCCSSGEEQQPNETTNNNNNNEINNPKNVENNSSTQHNNLDQSSTTPTPTKTSPSPSSKPSKQSPIGLVLGRPMEDVRSTYTIGKELGRGQFGVTHLCTQKQTNEQYACKTIAKRKLVSKEDIEDVRREVQIMHHLTGQENIVQLKGAYEDKHSVHLVMELCAGGELFDRIIAKGHYTERAAASLLRTIVQIVDTCHSMGVIHRDLKPENFLLLSKDENAPLKATDFGLSVFYKQGDVFKDIVGSAYYIAPEVLKRRYGPEVDIWSIGVMLYILLCGVPPFWAENENGIFNAILRGHIDFSSDPWPSISSGAKDLVRKMLTVDPRQRLTAMQVLNHSWIKEDGEAPDTPLDNAVLHRLKQFRAMNKFKKVALRVIAGCLSEEEIMGLKQMFKNMDTDNSGTITLEELKQGLAKQGTKLSDYEIKQLMEAADVDGNGTIDYEEFITATVHMNKMDREEHLYTAFQYFDKDHSGYISREELEQALREFGMDDENDLREIINEVDTDHDGRINYDEFVAMMKKGNPEAATMNPRKRRDSFVA
- the TGA2 gene encoding transcription factor TGA2.2; translation: MADVSAMTDTSTDVDTDDKNLRYLNSLTLGATSDASDKTRDQKTLRRLSQNREAARKSRLRKKAYVQQLESSRMKLTQLEQELQRARQQGIYVSSSGDQSQAMSGNGALAFDVEYARWLEEHNRRTNELRGAVSSHAGDGELRIIVDGILAHYDELFKIKADAAKADVFHILSGMWKTPAERCFLWLGGFRSSELLKLLINQLEPLTDQQSLAINNLQQSSQLAEDALSQGIESLQQSLAETLAGSLGPSGSSGNVANYMGQMAMAMGKLGTLEGFILQADNLRQRMLQQMHRILTTRQSARALLAIGDYFARLRALSSLWLARPRE
- the LOC101253712 gene encoding calcium-dependent protein kinase 17-like isoform X2 → MGNCCSSGEEQQPNETTNNNNNNEINNPKNVENNSSTQHNNLDQSSTTPTPTKTSPSPSSKPSKQSPIGLVLGRPMEDVRSTYTIGKELGRGQFGVTHLCTQKQTNEQYACKTIAKRKLVSKEDIEDVRREVQIMHHLTGQENIVQLKGAYEDKHSVHLVMELCAGGELFDRIIAKGHYTERAAASLLRTIVQIVDTCHSMGVIHRDLKPENFLLLSKDENAPLKATDFGLSVFYKQGDVFKDIVGSAYYIAPEVLKRRYGPEVDIWSIGVMLYILLCGVPPFWAENENGIFNAILRGHIDFSSDPWPSISSGAKDLVRKMLTVDPRQRLTAMQVLNHSWIKEDGEAPDTPLDNAVLHRLKQFRAMNKFKKVALRVIAGCLSEEEIMGLKQMFKNMDTDNSGTITLEELKQGLAKQGTKLSDYEIKQLMEAADVDGNGTIDYEEFITATVHMNKMDREEHLYTAFQYFDKDHSGPSISNLL